The Bacteroidota bacterium sequence GAACTGTCGCGGGCAATCTCCTGTGCGAGAACCGTTGTATTTACTACGATCAGTCTGAGTTTTGGCAGACAGCCGCAGGCGGCTGCCTGAAATGCGGCGCAGAGGTCTGCATTGCAACCGGCAGCGCCAAGCACTGCTACTCGGTCTTCATTTCCGATCTGGCTCCAGTGCTTATCGTCATCGGAGCACAAGTCGAGATCCTGGAAGAGGAAAACGCTCACAACATCGTGGGAAAGCCAGTCGAGTGGCTCTATACAGGTGATGGTCTTGCTTCTCATACGACCTCGAAGCGAGATATTCTCACCCGAATACTAATACCAATACCTAAGAGTATTCCGCGAGTATTATTCCGCAAGATTCGGCCGCGCGGAAGTGTTGATTTTACGAACTTGACAGTTGCATTGCGGCAAAGTCATGATGGAACAACGACTGTCGCGGTAAGTGGTATCGGACCCGCACCGGCAGTCGTGCGCGACACTACGACGAACGATGCCGGATCGCTTGCTACCGCACTACTCAAGCAGAGCCAAATTATCGACAATCTATCCTATCGCCGTTCATACCGGAAGGAGATGCTCACGGAGGTTCTCCAATCAATGACCAAAGACTGATGAAGCCAGCCTATTTGTCATTAATTTGTTGGCGTGGTGACTTCCACCGTTACCGTGCGGGAGTAGAAACGTCCTTCCGGCAGACTGTTATCATATAGTAATACGGATCGCCCGAGACCACGCACATCAAGACTGTGGTACGCGCTGGCATTCTTTTGATAGATGGACTGCGCCGTGGCCTGCGCGCGCGAAGTCGAGAGCTTGAAGTTGTATTCGTCGCTTCCGATTCGATCTGTATACCCAAACACTTTGACCTTTGACTCCGCTGTCGTTCTCGATCGTACTAATGCGGAGATACGCGCGTTTGCATCACTGAGTTCGCTACGATTAAAGTCGAACAATATCAAATTATACCGCGAGATGATTGTATCAATGGAGCCCTCGTGGTGCTTATCGAGCAGGGTATAGTGCCGCGCTGGCAATTGGACCGGCTCACTGTGTACTTCTTGTCCACTCCGATCAGATAGTTCAAATCGAGCTTGGATCGATCCAAGATTCTTTAGCCTCGTGCCTGGCACATTCTGCAAATCCCAGTCAAGCGTATGCTGCACCGTATCGGAGCCAGTGAATGTCTTCGAAGCCACATTTTTATCATCCTGGACCGTGACCAGCCACCGCGCCACACCTGCCTCCGCAACTTCCTTTGGTTCAGCGCGCAGAATTGGCGGCTTGGGCACATGCGCTGTATCGGTCGTGAAGATCGGCTCCATTATCTGCCAAAGATTCGAGGTGATTTCCACGCGGCGGTTTTCCTGCAATCCGCCCGTATCGCTGATGCTCGATGGCTTCTCCGGCAAAGTTCGATATTCAAGCTTCATACGCGATGGCTTGATGCCCCAAACATCGTGAAGATAGTCAAACACCGCTTTCGCCCTTGATTGCGAGAGCCCATTGATCGCTTTTTCATCGCCGCCATCATTGCAGCCGATAATCGTCAAGCGGCCCTTCGGGAATGCCCGCATGCGCTGGCCGTAGATATTAAGTGCCTCATAATACAGTGGCAGTGTCTCAAGATCAGAGAACCGATGGAAATCATAGTTCCGAGTCTCCTGATCTGAAATCCTGTGATAACGTGCAGGTAATTCCGATGTCCCCTTATCGAAGAAGATGTAGTTCAACAGCGGACGGTACTGCGTCCGAATGTAGTCTTCAATCACCAACTCCCTTATTGGATGTACCGTCTGGTCCACTT is a genomic window containing:
- a CDS encoding FAD binding domain-containing protein; this encodes MSYSHPKTLAEAALLTKRETDCMFIAGGTDLMVRRSLGLDATTHLIDLTGIRELRGITLEGDTLSIGAATTLAELASNATVQSHFLALTEAALAIASPSIRNSGTVAGNLLCENRCIYYDQSEFWQTAAGGCLKCGAEVCIATGSAKHCYSVFISDLAPVLIVIGAQVEILEEENAHNIVGKPVEWLYTGDGLASHTTSKRDILTRILIPIPKSIPRVLFRKIRPRGSVDFTNLTVALRQSHDGTTTVAVSGIGPAPAVVRDTTTNDAGSLATALLKQSQIIDNLSYRRSYRKEMLTEVLQSMTKD
- a CDS encoding OmpA family protein, whose amino-acid sequence is MSFVIASIAHAQGVDSGARYGAFLNGALPIQSGNFRYVPTCPVCGNAFRTGTGFGLDFGALHAMPLSSKYSLELRLGYHDLGATLNSTEVTQVIDQNDQLVNGTFVNTLRTKIGMIGLSPLIAYHPSMAWRLLAGPTIGLVTSKIFEEREEVTQPSNGVFVDGNGNAVGRVRNDYSGSIPDASRFMAAITIGSQYELPMNATGTMHLVPEAFFTYGVTPLAKGMSWRASSITAGVSIEYTPTKVIPTLPPLPQPPPAPQPPPVKPKMPSIAASLEVEGVEVDQTVHPIRELVIEDYIRTQYRPLLNYIFFDKGTSELPARYHRISDQETRNYDFHRFSDLETLPLYYEALNIYGQRMRAFPKGRLTIIGCNDGGDEKAINGLSQSRAKAVFDYLHDVWGIKPSRMKLEYRTLPEKPSSISDTGGLQENRRVEITSNLWQIMEPIFTTDTAHVPKPPILRAEPKEVAEAGVARWLVTVQDDKNVASKTFTGSDTVQHTLDWDLQNVPGTRLKNLGSIQARFELSDRSGQEVHSEPVQLPARHYTLLDKHHEGSIDTIISRYNLILFDFNRSELSDANARISALVRSRTTAESKVKVFGYTDRIGSDEYNFKLSTSRAQATAQSIYQKNASAYHSLDVRGLGRSVLLYDNSLPEGRFYSRTVTVEVTTPTN